A genomic region of Catalinimonas niigatensis contains the following coding sequences:
- the pnuC gene encoding nicotinamide riboside transporter PnuC, with the protein MEINYIELLALIFGVLSVWFNTRELVWGWPIGIIGTILSGLLFIEARLYSDLILHIFYVILGFYGWYEWLYGGRNKQELKVSTLSKSRLLFLMVLGGLGWAGFGYFFDNYTDADLAYWDAFTTSFSFVGTYMLARKRIENWILWIVVDAVAAGIYLYKELFLLSLLYFLYLGLATYGFLNWRKSMRQEQMA; encoded by the coding sequence ATGGAAATCAACTACATTGAATTACTAGCGTTAATTTTTGGCGTACTCTCCGTATGGTTCAATACCAGAGAACTTGTCTGGGGCTGGCCGATAGGCATTATAGGTACCATACTAAGTGGCCTACTATTTATTGAAGCCCGCTTATATTCTGATCTGATCCTGCACATCTTTTATGTGATTCTGGGATTCTACGGCTGGTACGAGTGGCTCTACGGTGGGCGTAACAAGCAGGAACTAAAGGTAAGCACATTAAGCAAAAGCCGCTTGCTATTTCTGATGGTACTGGGTGGGTTAGGTTGGGCCGGATTTGGCTATTTTTTTGACAATTATACCGATGCTGATCTGGCCTACTGGGATGCTTTTACTACCTCTTTCAGCTTTGTAGGTACCTATATGCTGGCCCGAAAAAGAATAGAAAACTGGATACTCTGGATTGTGGTGGATGCTGTTGCTGCCGGTATTTATTTGTACAAAGAGCTTTTTCTGTTGTCGCTGCTCTATTTTTTATATTTGGGTCTGGCTACTTACGGTTTTCTTAACTGGCGCAAGTCCATGAGGCAGGAGCAGATGGCCTAA
- the hemW gene encoding radical SAM family heme chaperone HemW, whose product MAGIYIHIPFCKQACHYCDFHFSTNTERKAEMVEAIILELSIQKNYLEGKINTIYFGGGTPSLLSAEELSKLLDTIFKNFSVSENAEITLEANPDDLNAKKLQMLKSSGINRLSIGIQSFHEPHLKFLNRAHTASEASSCVQQAQDAGFDNISIDLIYAIPSEDHMIWEKDLEQAVSLHPQHISSYCLTIEDKTVFGNWLKKGRLKEIGENYSAEQFEMLLQTLQTYGYQQYEISNFCLPDYHSRHNSNYWCRDQYLGVGPGAHSYDGHHRQYNISNNSLYLKSMEKKQIPFEKEVLSPQDQINEYIMTGLRTQWGCDLQKIAQEYHYDLWKENKIYLEGLLRDQKVILQDQHLILTNKGKLLADRIASDLFIVT is encoded by the coding sequence TTGGCTGGAATCTATATTCATATCCCTTTTTGTAAGCAGGCCTGTCATTACTGCGATTTTCATTTTAGTACTAACACAGAGCGTAAAGCTGAAATGGTAGAGGCTATTATTCTGGAATTGTCTATTCAAAAAAATTATTTAGAGGGAAAAATCAACACCATTTATTTTGGTGGTGGAACCCCTTCATTGCTTTCAGCAGAAGAACTATCCAAATTACTGGATACTATTTTCAAAAATTTCTCTGTATCCGAAAATGCTGAAATTACGCTGGAAGCCAACCCGGATGATCTGAATGCTAAAAAGCTTCAGATGCTGAAAAGCTCAGGGATCAACCGGCTCAGTATCGGGATTCAATCTTTTCACGAGCCGCATCTGAAGTTTCTCAATCGTGCGCATACGGCTTCCGAAGCCAGCAGTTGTGTACAGCAAGCGCAAGATGCGGGTTTTGACAACATCAGCATTGACCTGATCTATGCCATACCTTCTGAGGACCACATGATCTGGGAAAAAGATCTGGAACAGGCTGTCAGTTTACACCCTCAGCATATCTCTTCTTACTGCCTGACCATTGAAGATAAAACCGTTTTTGGCAACTGGCTTAAAAAAGGGAGACTAAAGGAAATTGGAGAAAATTATTCTGCTGAGCAGTTTGAAATGCTACTTCAGACATTACAGACCTATGGTTACCAGCAGTACGAGATCTCCAACTTCTGTCTGCCCGACTATCATTCCCGCCACAACAGCAATTACTGGTGTCGTGATCAGTACCTGGGAGTAGGACCTGGAGCACATTCCTATGATGGACATCACCGACAGTACAATATCTCCAATAATAGTCTTTACCTGAAAAGTATGGAGAAGAAGCAGATTCCTTTTGAAAAAGAAGTATTATCTCCTCAGGATCAGATCAATGAATACATCATGACCGGTTTGCGCACCCAATGGGGTTGTGATCTGCAAAAGATAGCTCAGGAGTACCACTACGACCTGTGGAAGGAAAATAAAATATATCTGGAAGGTTTACTCAGAGATCAAAAAGTAATACTGCAAGATCAGCATTTAATTTTAACAAATAAAGGCAAATTACTGGCTGACCGGATTGCTTCTGACCTTTTTATTGTAACTTAA
- a CDS encoding pyridoxal phosphate-dependent decarboxylase family protein — MSNLLHTAFDPENFRKSGHQLIDMLADYLHETQSDTSLKTIPWKSPDEQLKYWQEDDATAKGDIMPLFKEVLENSIHIHHKKYMGHQVVAPAPVTALASLLSSLLNNGGAVYEMGAVSNTIERIVVQRICKAVGWDEQAGGFLTSGGTLANLTALLAARRAKSPEDVWIKGSGKKLALMVSEEAHYCVDRAARVMGWGDEGIIKIPADDKLKMRTDLLEEYLQKAKAQDIEVIAVVGSACTTSSGTYDDLEAIADFCQQHSLWFHVDGAHGGAAAFSPKYRHLVKGMERANSLVIDLHKMMLTPALTTALLFKNESDSYRTFAQQAQYLWSDQEEQEWYNMGKRTMECTKLMMGLKAYSLFKLYGNEIIDQYVTRQYDLGKTFAQMIKKRKDWELAMEPETNIVCFRYCPENLEEEAIEALNAWVRQQLLEDGAFYIVQTRLKNKLYLRTTLMNPFTTEKELNALLERIEEVAATWKSTTLNY, encoded by the coding sequence ATGAGCAACTTGTTACATACGGCCTTTGATCCTGAGAACTTTCGGAAGTCTGGCCATCAGCTGATCGATATGCTGGCTGATTATCTGCATGAAACCCAGTCGGATACTTCTCTCAAGACCATCCCCTGGAAAAGTCCGGACGAACAGCTGAAATACTGGCAGGAGGATGATGCAACTGCTAAAGGAGATATCATGCCGCTGTTCAAAGAAGTGCTGGAAAACTCCATCCACATCCATCATAAAAAGTATATGGGACATCAGGTGGTTGCGCCAGCTCCGGTGACTGCGCTGGCCAGCCTGCTCAGTAGCCTGCTCAACAATGGAGGGGCAGTGTATGAAATGGGAGCAGTATCCAATACCATAGAAAGAATTGTGGTTCAGCGAATTTGTAAGGCAGTAGGCTGGGATGAACAAGCGGGTGGTTTTCTAACTTCTGGCGGCACCTTAGCCAACCTGACAGCGCTGTTGGCTGCCCGCCGTGCCAAATCTCCTGAAGATGTGTGGATTAAAGGTTCTGGTAAAAAATTAGCCCTGATGGTATCGGAGGAGGCGCATTATTGTGTAGATCGTGCGGCCCGGGTAATGGGTTGGGGCGATGAAGGTATTATCAAGATACCTGCTGATGATAAACTGAAAATGCGTACTGATCTGCTGGAAGAATACTTGCAAAAAGCGAAAGCTCAGGATATTGAAGTCATTGCTGTAGTGGGTAGTGCCTGTACCACTTCTTCCGGTACTTATGATGACCTGGAAGCCATCGCCGATTTTTGTCAGCAGCACTCCCTTTGGTTTCATGTAGATGGAGCACATGGCGGAGCAGCAGCTTTCTCTCCCAAATATCGTCACCTGGTTAAAGGCATGGAGAGGGCAAATTCGCTAGTGATAGATCTGCACAAAATGATGCTCACCCCTGCTTTGACTACAGCTTTGTTGTTCAAAAACGAAAGTGATTCCTACCGAACCTTTGCCCAGCAGGCGCAGTACCTGTGGAGTGATCAGGAGGAGCAGGAGTGGTACAACATGGGTAAACGTACCATGGAGTGCACCAAACTGATGATGGGTTTAAAAGCTTATTCCCTTTTCAAGCTGTATGGCAATGAGATCATAGATCAGTACGTCACCCGGCAGTATGATCTGGGTAAAACTTTTGCCCAAATGATCAAAAAAAGAAAAGATTGGGAACTGGCGATGGAGCCGGAAACCAATATCGTATGCTTCCGCTACTGTCCTGAAAATTTAGAGGAAGAAGCAATAGAGGCCCTGAATGCCTGGGTGCGTCAGCAATTACTAGAAGATGGAGCATTTTATATTGTACAAACCCGCTTAAAAAATAAATTATATCTTCGCACCACTTTAATGAATCCTTTTACTACCGAAAAAGAACTTAATGCTCTGCTGGAGCGCATAGAAGAGGTAGCTGCTACATGGAAATCAACTACATTGAATTACTAG
- a CDS encoding NAD(P)/FAD-dependent oxidoreductase, producing the protein MPVIETPVQYTDETRHLATQLPDIGKPRIVIVGGGFAGIQLVKNLQMRDVQVVMLDRHNYHTFQPLLYQVATAGLEPDSIAGPLRKIFDDEENFFFRMASVDSIDAEENMVNTNIGPIHYDYLVIATGTKTNYFGNKSIEELAFPLKQVPQALNLRSHFLQNFERAVTSDNEEEIDRLTNFVIVGGGPTGVELAGALGELKAHVLPRDYPELDFDAHMHIHLVEGLERLLPTMSEKAGSRAQKDLEERFKVSVKLKTMVQDFDGYQVKLSNGEIIHTETLIWAAGVSGIILPGLEKAKTERSRYVVDQFNRIVGYDNVFAVGDVASMASKEFPGGHPQVATVAMQQGELLGKNISRHLKGKSMKTFRYLDKGYMATIGRNRAVADLPGKIRFGGFIAWIIWMFVHLMYLVSFRQKLITLGNWIWNYFTYDRGTRLIIRPFDYRSAINRKWDNLKKEKAQEDVQATHNEKPKESVSQEGKMQN; encoded by the coding sequence ATGCCAGTTATAGAAACTCCTGTACAATATACAGATGAAACCAGACATTTGGCTACCCAGTTACCAGATATTGGAAAGCCCCGAATTGTGATCGTTGGAGGAGGCTTTGCAGGGATACAACTTGTGAAGAACCTTCAGATGAGAGATGTACAAGTGGTAATGCTGGATCGTCATAATTACCATACCTTTCAGCCCTTGCTTTATCAGGTAGCCACTGCGGGACTGGAGCCGGATTCTATCGCAGGCCCCCTGCGCAAGATATTTGACGATGAGGAGAATTTTTTCTTCCGTATGGCCAGTGTGGATTCTATCGATGCTGAAGAAAATATGGTCAATACAAATATTGGCCCCATTCATTACGATTATCTGGTGATAGCTACAGGCACGAAAACCAATTATTTTGGTAATAAATCCATCGAAGAACTGGCTTTTCCGCTTAAGCAGGTACCGCAGGCGCTTAACCTTCGCAGCCACTTTTTGCAAAACTTTGAACGGGCAGTTACCTCTGATAATGAGGAAGAGATTGACCGCCTCACTAATTTTGTCATCGTTGGTGGAGGCCCCACCGGGGTAGAACTTGCAGGAGCATTAGGAGAATTGAAAGCACATGTATTGCCACGCGATTATCCGGAACTGGATTTTGATGCGCACATGCATATTCACCTGGTAGAAGGGTTGGAGAGATTATTACCAACCATGTCAGAAAAAGCAGGAAGCAGAGCGCAGAAAGACTTGGAAGAACGCTTTAAAGTATCGGTAAAGCTCAAAACAATGGTCCAGGATTTTGATGGTTATCAGGTAAAGCTCAGCAACGGAGAGATCATCCATACCGAAACGCTTATCTGGGCTGCGGGTGTATCAGGAATTATCCTGCCAGGTCTGGAGAAGGCCAAGACAGAAAGAAGCAGATATGTGGTAGATCAGTTCAACCGTATCGTTGGCTATGACAATGTTTTTGCCGTAGGCGATGTAGCCAGTATGGCTTCCAAGGAGTTTCCCGGAGGCCATCCACAGGTGGCAACCGTAGCCATGCAACAGGGGGAATTACTGGGAAAAAACATCAGCCGTCATTTGAAGGGCAAAAGTATGAAAACCTTTCGTTATTTAGACAAAGGCTACATGGCAACAATCGGACGTAACCGGGCAGTGGCTGATTTGCCAGGCAAGATTCGTTTTGGAGGCTTTATCGCATGGATTATCTGGATGTTTGTCCACCTGATGTATCTGGTCAGTTTCCGCCAAAAATTGATTACTCTGGGGAATTGGATATGGAATTATTTTACTTATGATAGAGGCACGAGGCTAATCATCCGGCCTTTTGACTACCGCTCAGCCATCAACCGAAAATGGGATAACTTGAAAAAAGAAAAGGCTCAGGAAGATGTTCAGGCTACTCATAATGAAAAGCCAAAAGAAAGTGTAAGTCAGGAAGGAAAAATGCAAAACTAA
- a CDS encoding outer membrane beta-barrel protein → MKKILFTICFMTGLFATAQAQMSVTPRASLAMPQGLLDNVAGNGFGYGLDLDYAINDNLRVGASAGQYRFNAEVFGFTINAIDFAITPITASIKYVLPGVSLRPYIGLEGGMYNFRVGAAGFNTSRQYFGLAPSLGVLYPINERMDFFANAQYHIMYLNETIPIADFNINQDIKFIPVNIGFSFKF, encoded by the coding sequence ATGAAAAAGATACTATTCACTATATGCTTTATGACTGGCCTGTTTGCTACTGCACAGGCTCAAATGTCAGTGACCCCTCGCGCTTCACTGGCCATGCCTCAGGGACTTTTGGATAATGTAGCCGGTAATGGTTTTGGCTATGGCTTGGACCTTGATTATGCCATCAATGATAATCTTAGAGTTGGTGCTTCTGCCGGTCAATATCGCTTCAATGCTGAGGTTTTTGGGTTTACTATCAATGCCATTGACTTTGCCATTACACCCATCACTGCCTCTATCAAATATGTATTACCTGGTGTTAGCCTGCGTCCTTATATCGGATTGGAAGGCGGGATGTACAACTTCCGGGTAGGTGCTGCTGGCTTTAATACCAGCAGACAATATTTCGGGCTTGCTCCTTCATTGGGGGTATTGTATCCCATCAACGAGCGCATGGATTTTTTCGCCAATGCACAGTATCATATCATGTACCTGAACGAAACGATTCCTATCGCAGACTTTAATATTAATCAGGATATCAAATTTATCCCTGTTAATATCGGATTTTCGTTTAAGTTTTAG
- a CDS encoding outer membrane beta-barrel protein, protein MKQFLITAALIFALVLPVTAQFSVGASVAPAIPLGDFSRFADFGFGFSLDGRYMIGKRMGVGLGVSLYNFSTSIDDIDYRIIPIVAKIEYFMRGISQPTPYIGLDIGSYALSFNAFGFRVSNPYFGFSPTLGLSYPLSEQLLIDGNVQYGILLSEGSSTTYIPINLGIHYTFRE, encoded by the coding sequence ATGAAGCAGTTTTTGATTACAGCAGCTTTAATTTTTGCCTTGGTTCTGCCTGTCACTGCACAGTTTTCAGTAGGCGCCAGTGTAGCTCCGGCTATCCCTCTGGGCGACTTTAGTAGATTTGCAGACTTTGGATTTGGATTTAGCCTTGATGGCAGGTATATGATAGGCAAACGTATGGGGGTTGGGTTAGGAGTAAGCTTATATAATTTCAGTACCAGTATAGACGATATCGACTACAGAATCATTCCCATTGTAGCAAAGATAGAGTACTTCATGAGGGGTATTTCGCAACCTACACCATACATAGGGCTGGATATAGGATCATATGCACTTAGTTTTAATGCATTCGGCTTTCGGGTAAGCAACCCCTATTTTGGCTTTTCACCTACCCTAGGACTCTCCTACCCTCTGTCAGAGCAGCTGTTAATTGACGGCAATGTGCAGTACGGTATACTACTCTCGGAAGGCAGCAGCACAACCTACATTCCAATTAATTTAGGGATACATTACACCTTCAGAGAATAA
- a CDS encoding lytic transglycosylase domain-containing protein produces MKTLRTQVKIQFVIILLLVFYLGWREFVEENHPSGVKEASMDMESVEREGLEKVGTTKLPNYQAFIVPTPDEALFAGEKIRLLEPDLRERFDREIHVNANWHSNTILMIKRSHRWMSRISEVLKENNIPDDFKYIVAIESNFEESAMSHKNAVGFWQLLEGTAEQYGLEVNDEVDERRDPIKSTVAACKYLQDAYDKFGSWTSVAASYNVGMRGLERRLDEQKVDSYFDVLLNDETARYMFRVLAAKAILEDPGLYGFNIAESERYSQPAFDTVKVEKTISDLVDFAHEHGITYKTLKRYNPWLRSDELTVKKNTYEILISKDPVEQYVVQKLD; encoded by the coding sequence TTGAAGACATTAAGAACGCAGGTTAAAATACAGTTTGTGATCATTCTACTCTTGGTATTTTACCTGGGATGGAGAGAGTTTGTGGAAGAAAACCATCCTTCGGGAGTGAAAGAAGCTTCTATGGATATGGAGAGCGTAGAGAGAGAAGGCCTTGAGAAGGTAGGAACTACTAAACTTCCCAATTATCAGGCATTCATTGTGCCTACGCCTGATGAGGCGCTCTTTGCCGGAGAGAAAATCCGCCTGCTGGAGCCGGATTTGCGGGAGCGATTCGACCGTGAGATTCATGTCAATGCCAACTGGCACTCCAATACCATTTTGATGATTAAGCGTTCGCACCGCTGGATGTCTCGCATCTCTGAGGTTTTGAAAGAAAACAACATTCCCGATGACTTTAAATACATCGTGGCTATTGAAAGTAATTTTGAAGAAAGTGCAATGTCACATAAGAATGCGGTAGGTTTCTGGCAGCTTCTGGAAGGCACTGCCGAGCAGTACGGCCTGGAAGTAAACGATGAAGTAGATGAAAGAAGAGATCCCATCAAATCTACCGTGGCCGCCTGTAAATATTTGCAGGATGCTTACGATAAATTTGGCAGCTGGACCAGCGTAGCTGCTTCTTACAATGTGGGTATGCGGGGGCTGGAACGTCGTCTGGATGAGCAGAAAGTAGACTCCTATTTTGATGTATTACTCAATGATGAAACCGCCCGCTATATGTTCAGGGTATTGGCTGCCAAGGCAATTCTGGAAGATCCCGGATTATATGGCTTCAATATTGCCGAGTCTGAACGATATAGCCAGCCTGCATTTGATACGGTAAAAGTAGAAAAAACTATCTCTGATTTGGTAGATTTTGCCCATGAGCATGGCATTACTTATAAAACACTCAAGCGCTATAATCCCTGGCTACGCAGCGATGAACTGACAGTGAAAAAGAATACCTATGAAATCCTAATTTCTAAGGACCCAGTTGAACAGTATGTAGTTCAAAAACTGGATTAA
- a CDS encoding LOG family protein has protein sequence MNSETEANKNGATKQLPEHIPTPGERIKKAFRERDWNEIKINDSWAVFKIMSEFVEGFEKLAKIGPCVTIFGSARTLDDHPYYKTTEEIAARLVRHGYGVITGGGPGIMEAGNKGARREEGKSVGINIILPFEQSSNIYIDPDKLITFDYFFVRKVMFVKYSQGFIVMPGGFGTLDELFEALTLIQTKKIGRFPIVLVGTDYWKGLLQWIEEIVLKQEQNISSVDMNLINLVDTPEEAVEVIDNFYSKYTLSPNF, from the coding sequence ATGAATAGTGAGACTGAAGCCAATAAGAATGGGGCAACCAAACAGTTGCCCGAACATATACCCACCCCTGGAGAACGTATAAAAAAAGCTTTTAGAGAACGCGACTGGAACGAGATCAAGATTAACGATTCCTGGGCAGTATTTAAGATCATGTCTGAATTTGTAGAAGGTTTTGAGAAACTGGCCAAAATAGGACCTTGTGTGACAATATTCGGCTCTGCCCGTACCCTTGATGATCATCCTTATTATAAAACTACCGAGGAGATTGCTGCCAGATTGGTAAGGCATGGCTATGGTGTGATCACTGGTGGAGGTCCTGGTATCATGGAAGCGGGAAATAAAGGAGCCCGTAGAGAAGAAGGTAAATCCGTGGGGATCAACATCATTTTACCTTTTGAGCAGTCCAGTAATATTTATATTGATCCGGATAAACTGATCACTTTTGATTATTTTTTTGTTAGAAAGGTGATGTTTGTCAAATATTCACAGGGATTCATTGTGATGCCCGGTGGATTTGGCACTTTAGATGAGTTGTTTGAAGCATTGACACTGATCCAAACTAAAAAGATTGGTAGATTTCCTATCGTATTGGTTGGCACCGACTACTGGAAAGGATTACTACAATGGATAGAAGAGATCGTGCTTAAGCAGGAGCAAAATATCAGCAGTGTGGATATGAATCTGATTAATCTGGTAGATACTCCTGAAGAAGCGGTGGAAGTGATTGATAACTTTTACTCAAAATATACTTTGTCACCAAATTTCTAG
- the uvrA gene encoding excinuclease ABC subunit UvrA, translating into MQRTDQQTLHTQTSENGISTSYDQEAIEIYGAREHNLKNIDVWLPRNKLIVITGISGSGKSSLAFDTIYAEGQRRYMESFSAYARSFIGNLERPDVDKINGLSPVISIEQKTTSKNPRSTVGTVTEIYDFMRLLFARAGEAYSYLTGKKMKQQSEDQIIDYILESFNQQKLIILAPVVKGRKGHYRELFQQIRKMGFAKVRVDGELVDLVPKMQVDRYKTHDIEIVIDRVIVETEDRYRITESIKTALNHGKGIMMVSDTEGNVQHFSKYLMDPETGLAYDEPAPNTFSFNSPYGMCPSCHGLGSIEEFAMDAIVPDDKLSISRGGIAPLGEYRDIWIFKKLEAVLKRHKVKLSTPVKDIPEEVMKVIMHGDQETVAVKSIKYPGSNYNVKFEGVIGYLEKQQETGTDKIQKWVKQFVSSRTCPECEGARLKKESLHFKIDDKNIAELAMMNVDDLSQWFVGLEDRISGRQRIIATEVLKEIRKRIGFLVDVGLTYLNLNRPLKTLSGGEAQRIRLATQIGTQLVGVLYILDEPSIGLHQRDNVKLIKALQDLRDLGNTVIVVEHDKDMMLHADYILDIGPGAGRHGGKVIAAGSPKEFLQNGGVTAEYLKGERQIAVPEKRREGNGKEIKLTGAKGNNLKNVTLTLPLGKMVCVTGVSGSGKSTLIHNTLFPLLSQHFYRSHTEPYPYKDVKGLKEIDKVIEVDQSPIGRTPRSNPATYTGVFSDIRALFSQLPEAKIRGYKPGRFSFNVKGGRCETCEGAGMQLIEMDFLPDVHVPCPTCKGKRYNRETLEIRFKGKSIADVLDMTVEQAVEFFENQPRILRKIQTLEDVGLGYISLGQHATTLSGGEAQRVKLSTELSKKDTGKTLYILDEPTTGLHFQDIKHLLDVLNKLVDKGNTVLIIEHNMDVVKVADYVVDLGPEGGTEGGQIICEGSPEKVAKCKKGYTSYFLQEELKG; encoded by the coding sequence ATGCAGCGGACAGACCAGCAAACTTTACATACACAAACTTCTGAAAACGGAATTTCTACTTCATATGATCAGGAAGCCATTGAAATTTATGGCGCCAGAGAGCATAATCTTAAAAATATAGATGTATGGCTGCCACGAAACAAACTCATTGTCATCACCGGGATTAGTGGTAGCGGAAAATCCTCCCTGGCTTTTGACACTATTTATGCCGAAGGACAGCGTCGGTACATGGAGAGCTTTTCGGCTTATGCCCGTTCTTTTATAGGGAATCTGGAGCGCCCGGACGTAGATAAGATCAATGGACTGAGTCCGGTAATTTCTATTGAGCAAAAAACAACTTCCAAAAACCCCCGCTCTACTGTCGGTACGGTGACGGAAATCTATGACTTTATGCGACTGCTCTTTGCCCGTGCCGGTGAGGCTTACTCTTATCTGACGGGTAAAAAGATGAAGCAGCAGTCAGAAGATCAGATCATTGATTATATTCTGGAGAGCTTTAATCAGCAGAAACTTATCATTCTTGCCCCGGTGGTGAAGGGGCGTAAAGGCCACTATCGAGAGCTTTTTCAGCAGATCCGAAAAATGGGCTTTGCCAAAGTACGTGTGGATGGTGAATTAGTGGATCTGGTTCCTAAGATGCAGGTAGACCGCTACAAAACACACGATATTGAGATTGTAATAGATAGGGTAATAGTAGAAACTGAGGATCGTTACCGGATAACAGAATCTATCAAAACTGCCCTCAATCATGGTAAAGGGATCATGATGGTGTCGGATACAGAAGGTAATGTGCAGCATTTTTCCAAATACCTGATGGACCCCGAAACCGGACTGGCCTATGATGAGCCTGCGCCCAATACTTTTTCTTTTAACTCTCCCTATGGTATGTGCCCTTCCTGTCATGGTCTGGGGTCAATTGAAGAGTTTGCAATGGATGCTATCGTTCCGGATGATAAGCTAAGTATCAGTCGCGGAGGCATTGCTCCTTTGGGTGAATATAGGGATATCTGGATATTTAAAAAGCTGGAGGCAGTTCTGAAAAGGCATAAGGTAAAGCTGAGCACACCTGTCAAAGACATTCCTGAAGAGGTGATGAAGGTCATCATGCATGGCGATCAGGAGACTGTGGCCGTAAAATCCATCAAGTATCCGGGTTCCAACTACAATGTGAAATTTGAAGGAGTCATTGGCTATTTGGAAAAACAACAGGAAACCGGAACGGACAAAATCCAGAAATGGGTAAAGCAGTTTGTCAGCAGCCGCACCTGCCCTGAGTGCGAAGGAGCGCGTCTGAAGAAAGAATCGTTGCACTTCAAAATAGACGATAAAAACATCGCAGAGCTGGCCATGATGAACGTGGATGACCTGAGCCAGTGGTTTGTAGGATTAGAAGACAGAATCAGCGGCAGGCAGCGTATTATTGCTACTGAAGTGCTGAAAGAAATCCGTAAGCGTATTGGCTTTCTGGTAGATGTAGGTCTTACTTACCTGAATCTTAATCGCCCACTTAAAACCCTTTCCGGAGGTGAAGCACAGCGCATTCGCCTGGCTACTCAGATCGGCACCCAATTGGTAGGTGTATTATATATTCTGGATGAACCCAGTATTGGACTGCACCAGCGCGACAATGTGAAGCTGATTAAAGCTTTGCAGGATTTGCGTGACCTAGGGAATACGGTAATTGTGGTAGAGCATGACAAAGACATGATGTTGCATGCTGATTACATACTTGACATCGGTCCGGGAGCGGGCAGGCACGGTGGAAAAGTGATCGCTGCAGGCAGCCCCAAAGAATTTCTGCAAAACGGAGGCGTCACTGCCGAATACCTCAAGGGTGAACGCCAAATTGCTGTTCCTGAAAAAAGACGCGAAGGCAATGGAAAAGAAATCAAGCTGACAGGAGCAAAAGGGAACAACCTGAAAAATGTGACACTTACTCTGCCTCTGGGCAAAATGGTATGTGTAACAGGCGTATCAGGCAGTGGTAAATCTACTTTGATTCACAATACGCTTTTTCCATTGCTGAGTCAGCATTTTTATCGCTCTCATACCGAACCTTATCCTTATAAAGATGTAAAGGGTCTCAAGGAGATTGACAAAGTTATTGAAGTAGACCAGTCACCTATCGGCCGTACGCCCCGTTCTAATCCGGCTACTTATACTGGCGTATTTTCGGATATTCGTGCTTTGTTTTCGCAGTTGCCAGAGGCAAAAATACGGGGTTATAAGCCTGGTCGTTTTTCTTTCAACGTGAAAGGCGGACGTTGTGAAACTTGTGAAGGAGCGGGCATGCAACTGATAGAAATGGATTTTCTGCCTGATGTACATGTACCTTGTCCTACCTGTAAAGGAAAGCGATACAATCGGGAAACGCTGGAAATCCGCTTCAAAGGAAAATCCATTGCTGATGTACTGGATATGACCGTTGAGCAAGCGGTAGAGTTTTTTGAAAATCAGCCTCGCATCCTCCGGAAGATTCAGACCCTGGAAGATGTAGGCCTGGGCTATATCAGTTTGGGTCAGCATGCCACTACTTTGTCAGGGGGCGAGGCCCAGCGGGTAAAGCTTTCTACCGAACTTTCAAAGAAAGATACCGGAAAAACCCTTTACATTCTGGATGAACCTACTACCGGACTTCATTTTCAGGATATAAAGCATCTGCTGGATGTACTGAATAAGCTAGTAGATAAAGGCAACACCGTACTCATCATTGAGCACAATATGGATGTAGTCAAAGTAGCTGACTACGTAGTAGATCTGGGACCTGAAGGAGGAACAGAAGGAGGACAAATCATCTGTGAAGGCTCTCCTGAAAAGGTAGCCAAATGCAAGAAAGGATACACCAGTTATTTCTTACAGGAAGAGCTAAAAGGCTAA